The Chryseolinea soli genome contains a region encoding:
- a CDS encoding TonB-dependent receptor plug domain-containing protein yields the protein MRTIFLIFAISSAVLLPCFRSDAQEQTPEKVVEANSDSLFTMSLEELMNVKIVSASKFSQSISEAPSTISVITRKQIQNYGWVSAQDVLNRQPGFAPSQDYDRPTVSSRGVFESWNSNHMLTLVDGVPMNVTFTGSAMTYEATPLAFTKSLEIIRGPGSALYGSNATNGVVSFNSASVKDLASPVEVRYRRASWNTNIADITTGLSGKDVSLVSSFSIYNTKGFTYKGLDGSNTQYFDIKQGQNNFYLFNKIEGQGKFAGWSLQHHEQAWSFDTGHGWYINVPDKPESMNERRRIFVLKYKTPNPEKRFNQEYVLKYQNHAEDYNIRFVRNNDAAYPYGLTEILKTNFTDYFGRAQYSYNLQGNSNLLGGVEVSRFHYGGDAIHLSNVNLNTDFTPTADNELVDAGTSLPWLHGKGFGSFGIYTQYNTPTVNGFTATLGARLDHTAYQYNDLTSEGTPVVGKRFTKFNPRISLVYALNDRVTFKLMGGTAFRAPSAVELFMGSTYVAVANPVQLKPETIRTYEFAGDAKLHKHITWRSNVFYTDFRNATAYNSATVLINLFSVKSAGVENELLLSFSKLDGFANYSYTKRIDEESTDAAISVSRKDMVWYPQHIANAGLRYSVTDKLLVSAQAHYQGMVKRRESDRTAELDQLRGANVKPWTTADLKISYALSGHVDIGLQGNNLFDTKGALFKTYASPYDYRINGRRLMLDVTFRL from the coding sequence TGAGAACTATATTTTTGATTTTTGCGATCAGCAGTGCCGTGCTCCTGCCTTGCTTTCGATCGGATGCCCAGGAGCAAACGCCTGAAAAGGTTGTCGAAGCGAACAGCGATAGCTTGTTTACGATGTCGTTGGAAGAACTGATGAACGTTAAAATTGTGAGCGCATCAAAATTCAGTCAAAGTATCAGCGAAGCGCCCAGCACCATCTCGGTCATTACGCGGAAACAAATCCAGAACTACGGTTGGGTCAGTGCCCAGGATGTTCTCAATCGTCAGCCCGGCTTTGCACCGTCGCAGGACTACGATCGCCCGACGGTGAGTTCCCGCGGCGTATTTGAATCCTGGAACAGCAACCACATGCTCACTTTGGTGGACGGTGTACCCATGAACGTGACATTCACCGGATCGGCCATGACCTATGAAGCGACACCGCTGGCCTTCACCAAATCGCTCGAGATCATTCGAGGACCGGGATCGGCGTTGTATGGTTCCAATGCCACAAACGGCGTGGTCAGCTTCAATTCTGCGTCTGTCAAAGATCTCGCATCACCCGTAGAAGTAAGATACAGGAGAGCCAGTTGGAACACGAACATTGCCGACATCACCACCGGGTTGTCGGGGAAAGATGTTTCCCTGGTTTCGTCGTTCAGCATATACAACACCAAGGGGTTCACCTACAAGGGCCTCGATGGCAGCAACACGCAATATTTTGACATCAAGCAAGGACAGAACAACTTCTATCTCTTTAACAAGATCGAGGGTCAGGGAAAATTCGCAGGATGGTCGTTGCAACATCATGAACAGGCCTGGAGTTTCGACACAGGGCATGGCTGGTACATCAACGTTCCCGACAAGCCCGAAAGCATGAACGAACGGAGACGCATCTTTGTGTTGAAGTATAAAACACCCAACCCGGAAAAGCGATTCAACCAGGAGTATGTGCTGAAGTACCAAAATCACGCGGAAGACTATAACATCCGCTTCGTCCGGAACAACGATGCTGCGTATCCCTATGGCTTGACGGAAATATTGAAGACCAATTTTACCGACTATTTTGGCCGTGCACAATACAGCTATAACCTGCAGGGCAATTCGAACTTGCTCGGCGGTGTGGAGGTATCACGCTTTCATTATGGCGGAGATGCTATTCACCTCTCCAATGTCAACTTGAATACGGACTTCACGCCCACGGCTGACAATGAACTGGTGGATGCCGGCACGTCGCTGCCGTGGCTTCATGGAAAAGGATTTGGTTCCTTTGGTATCTATACTCAGTATAATACGCCAACCGTCAATGGATTTACCGCTACGTTGGGTGCCCGGCTCGATCATACGGCATACCAATACAACGACCTCACTTCCGAAGGAACGCCGGTGGTCGGAAAGCGGTTCACCAAATTCAACCCGAGGATAAGCCTTGTATATGCGCTTAACGACCGGGTCACCTTCAAGCTTATGGGTGGAACTGCTTTCCGCGCGCCGTCGGCAGTGGAATTGTTTATGGGCAGCACTTATGTCGCTGTCGCGAACCCCGTGCAGTTGAAACCCGAGACCATCCGAACCTACGAGTTTGCCGGTGATGCAAAATTGCATAAGCACATTACCTGGAGGTCCAACGTGTTCTATACCGATTTCAGAAACGCGACAGCCTACAACAGCGCAACCGTATTGATCAATCTTTTCTCTGTAAAATCGGCAGGCGTCGAGAACGAACTCTTGCTTTCATTTTCGAAACTCGATGGCTTTGCGAATTATTCCTATACGAAGCGGATAGATGAGGAGAGTACTGACGCTGCGATCAGCGTGAGTAGAAAAGACATGGTCTGGTACCCGCAACACATCGCCAATGCCGGACTGCGCTATTCCGTCACAGACAAGCTGTTGGTTTCCGCGCAAGCGCACTATCAGGGGATGGTGAAGCGGAGAGAATCCGATCGCACGGCGGAGCTTGATCAATTGCGTGGCGCGAATGTTAAACCCTGGACGACCGCCGATCTTAAGATCTCTTACGCCTTATCAGGCCACGTCGACATCGGGTTGCAAGGCAACAACCTTTTCGATACGAAGGGTGCGTTGTTCAAGACCTATGCATCGCCGTACGATTACCGGATCAACGGTCGGAGGCTCATGTTGGATGTCACGTTCAGACTCTAG